GGAAAGGTAAATACCCTATAATGGCTACCCATTGGCAATAAGTTGGATGCATTGCAGAGACTTAGGGAAATTAATtccaaaggaaaaggaaagtGCGGGACTCGCAGAGAAAAATAATGTGCGAATGAATAATAATGCTCTTTATTTGGTTAttcttacaaaatatttttaattctcAATAAATGAATTATAGAAACAAACATGTGCACCCGCGTTAAAGTGGACTGCATATTTGATGCATGTTTTTTGAACACCTTGATTACCTTTAGATAACCCAAGAGGATCACAAATAATCTAGAGTGAGTATATTAAGGCAGTCCTTCATAATAATTACCCCCGAGAGTAGGGTATCCTTTTATCACTCTCGACTTCAAACTCGCTTTTCTGGTTGCTGCtttcttgtaattttttcCTGCCgtcttttttgttgttcgtgTGCTGCACATGCCCCGGCGCACTTCACTTTTATACGTATACCTATAGATATGGGTATATATATGCATTGTCTGTCTGCCTGAGGTACTCAATTGCCACTCTTTCGATGccatgcgatgcgatgcgttTCTTCCTTTGGATCCCATTTTGCatcttttcgcttttttccattttgcttgCTAACTAAATAAATGCAGTTTGAGTGTGCGCCTGCacttgttgtttgtgttgagCCAAGCAgaacatttccatttgaatgtTCTTTTAAGCGAAAACaattcttttctttgttttgctcttgCTTTTGCTCTGGAGAAGCCTTTCTGTGAGTTTTAcaggtatatgtatgtgatgCGCCCAACCCCGCTGATTTCGCTCGAGTGTTTAGCAAATTAGATCATGGATTTTTCCTCTGATTTCTCGGGGTTATCATCGCGTGGATATCATTTTCGGACCCCGCCCTCTCACCTGAACGTCCACGAAGgtgattttcttttgttgtgcATTCTTTCGTAGATTTGCCTTAAATTTCTTCAGCtgggtttttattttacacTTTTTATGCGGCAActataaaaaagtttttacattttttacggCACTTATTTCAGCTTTCTCTCTTATTCCGCGCTGCTTCAAACCCATTTTACTCTGTGGGTAACAAAAGAAGTTTTTCGACGGCGAGTGCATTATATTTGGGACTTACGGCGAGAAGTTGATTATGTTGATTTGTGGAATTGATTTGGCGGAGCATTCAACAGACACTCCTTTTCTCCATAAAATACTCCTGGCATGTGGTTCACAAAATGCTAACTGATAGTTCTTAGGGTCATGCGGAGTTGTAGGACGAGAAATTGATTATCTTaagattacaaaaaaatgtaagatGAAGAATTTAAAGTCTTATACAGCAACGCTCTCATATAATGTAACAATTGTATTTAGAATAAGACAGTACAAGCTTCCAATACTTAATTTTTATCAACAATTAAAGCGTGCGTAGTGGATAGTAAATCATGGcaaagaaacacaaaaaaaaaccggaATAAGCCAACAGGAAATTGGTCAAGGTCACCGCTAAGCCAAGGCAAGAAAAGTGAAGAAAAGGCAAAGCAAAATCTCACTTCGAACTTTGGTATAAGCAATCCGACTACTTCCCCTTCGATGTTCgaaaatttagaaattaaaataaacataaaaacaaatagtTATAATATAGTACTCTGCCTCTTTCTGTAATAACATAATGGTTATTGCtaaaaataactaattatAAGTTATCCTGTTTAACTTTCCTAAAATAAAGTATTTCCCCTTAAACTTATTTCGTGTTCGAAAACTTTCCTATCCTAGTTCGAAAAACGTAGGAAAGGCCACAGCACTGGGAACCACCCCCTGAAAATTCGAACTTCAAACGTAACGTAAGGGGCAAGAAACGTAATGTTAAAACGTATGTAACATGCCACAAGTGTGACTCTCTCAGCATTTCGTTTGAGGAAACGTTTACTGCACGTGATGATAGTATTCATAGTCAGCTCGATAGAGAGctagcgagagagagagagagagagaggtgGCAGAAAGGGAGGGAAGATGGAAAAGAGAAAGCGGGCGAAGAGGGTGGCTAATTCTCCCGCCGTTTCCCGGGTATAAATACGGGCGTCCTGCGGGCTGAGCTCCTCAGTCGAACGACAACTCGCCAAGAGTTCAGATCTGGAAAAGCAGGAAATCCCCGGCCACACAGCAAACAAACTTATCAAGTGCCATTTTTACGTAAATTTTCGAGGGACTCAACTATGGCGATTCCATTCTTCGAAGAAGACCACGTCTCGAACTCGGAACCCAGTGGCGATCAAGTGGATAGCCCCATGGCTTACTCCATAGATCCAGGACATGATCAAGTGGACTTCGAAGGTCCTCCATCAGGAGCTCCAGCCGAGGAAATCCCgccagcaggagcaacaagTGAGCCAGTTGCGTCTCCGAGTGCCGAGGAGCAACTGCTGGCCTGGAAAATCCTGGCCATCACCATGTGCAAGGTGCTGAAGCAATTTTACCTACAGCACAAGTCATCCGGAAAATCCAGCAAACTAAAGGCCACCGTTCAAATACAACCGCAGGCGCAGTAAAAACTCCGAAGAACCAATTAAGCACCAACTAAGGCTCCTAAAAGCGCAACTTGTGATTACTTTACGTTGGTGAGAACTAGCGCAGCCCGaaaatttcgagagagaaTGAGCGAGACAGTGACAGAGAAATGTGAATCAATTTCCCaaggaaaacccaaaaaaaaagattaacTTTTGATACATGTATTTTCTTTGCTGGAAATTAAGCACATAGTTTCTTATCCGTCGGGatacaacaaaatttaaaactttggATAAGCGCAAATGTGATAAATAATTTTGCTAAAAAAATTTACAGTCCAAGTATTTGTTTAGTAAACTTATTTAAGTTAGTTCTACTTGTTTAACGGAATAAGTTAGGTTTCTCGTAGGAGGTCGGCCCAGTGCaaagaaaaatgaatgaaaaatcTGAATGAATATTGGAGAATGGtctgaaaagaaaaaacaaaattatttaagcagCAGCTAGTTTTCAAACCAACTTAGTTGATAAGCCAAACTATTCTATATTCTATAACTACAAATAGTTACAACTTTTTTACAAACAACTCTCTCGGTGTCTATTTATGgggaaatttaaaagattcaACTTCCTAGGTAGAGTGCTTCTTAAACTTAGCGaatatttatggaaatatattttttaaaattaaaacatatttttatatttactttgcCGTCGATATGTAAGCTGTGTACGTGTCAATCTAGTTTATAAATCTATACCAATAAGCAATATGTGGCTAAGAATCTATGCGGAATAAATCGAAGATAAGGCGCTCTTTGCGTAACGAGCATAAACATAGTACAAGTTCAAAAGTAGAAATATTTACACACATAACTACTCCAAACTACACATTCttttaagcaattaaatgtaatttaaactAAGTAAAGCAAATGGTATgcatacaaatgaaataaaaatattactaaattgaaatggacgcatttttaattagtggTGGGATCtacatttcaaataatttcattttccgaAATTTTTGTCTTGGTTTTTGAGTTGTGGTTTACCAAAACAAGCACAAAGAATACTAAATTTTATCAAGGCTGAATAAAACATcgtctatatacatataatttccATAACTATTGGAGgctaacaaaatgaaaaacaggACAACGAAATGTTCATAAAAATCATTTACTAATAACTGTATATTAGTACTTGCTAATTTACTCAGAACTTATGTTCCGTTGATACTCGTAGTCGTACTGGACCTAATCATCGTTGATAATACTTTGCCACCTCAAAAAGATTGCCACCTTTACCCCTCAACCAAACATTTCTAAAAGGTTGCCGGCGGTAGAGATCAAAGCCTTTTGTCACACAAAGGACACTAAATAATTCCTGAAATTCTCTGATTCCCTTTTTCCAGACTTATACAATCGATGCGAAAAAATGTCGCGTGGCGCCAcccaataaatttaaaatctgcCTTCGGGCAATCTTTTaactttcaatttttaataCGCTTTGTATGGCAAATAATACTGAAAAAGGATGCTGATGCTAAGCcgctttttaattttccaaagTCCAAATAGAAGATTCTTTTAAGCGCCGTCCACCGAAACCATCAATCAATGAACGGACGGATCCATAATAATATCAATCAGGGCAAGAACTGGCAAAGAACAAATACCATTTGCCAAATAAACTGTTCCCCAGCCCCTGAAGacgattttaaaattttttgatatttttcttcCAGGCAGATAAGCGGAAGCCAAAGGATttccttttctatttttttggaaatgcGCATTATGAGGACGGTTAACTGTCTGAATTCAATCAAATGTCCCCCCGGGaatttgcacttttgtttgctcGAGCGTCCACACATGATATCGTATCCTTCATCCTTCAGCAACCCTTTCTCCGGGAGAAAGCGGTGAAAGGCTcaagtgcatgtgtgttttgCGAGCGTCCAGCTGGGATTTTTATGGGGTGGAGTTGGAATGGTAAAGTGACCCGTAAACAAACAGTTTTAGATTTTTTCAACATACGCAACAGATTTACTTGTGCATTTTAGAGGGTATGTGGAGGTgcatttaaagtttgaaatattatatttattcaaTGTTTTATCCTAAGccaatataataaataatttaaaaattaaaacgattaattttataatgaatTAATATGGGAAATGCTATTACTTAGTATGCTCTTCATcacagaaatatatttaaatttatatattatttagttCTGCATATTTCTTTGAACATTCAACAAAAATACCTTTGTGcgttttttaatgaaattattcaGTACCAAATTGTCTGTTCTATTTTACCAAAAACCCctccttttaaaaatattctccTTCTGCAAACAACCATATCATCAAGCATATACTTAGGTATCTGGCAATTTGAGTGCCTTTTGAGGCATTTTTAACTTAATTGAATGTACACAAACTTACTAAGCAAATCAATTgcttttccttatttttccGCTCCTGTCCCGAGGGTAAGTACTGTTTGCAGAACTCAAAGGGAActcgaaaatatataaaacaagattattaaaaatatattagagTTGCCTTAGCCCTAATGCAAGGGGGCAATGGTGGTTTACTTATTTTTTCCTGCCAGCTCcgttggtttttatttaggAACGTGCTCAAGTGCAGATTCATTGCAATTTGGTTGTTCTTCGGGTTGGATTTGTGGTCATCATTAGTGTGCTTTATTAAGTGTAAATAGAAGTAGCAACTCTGGCTGGGTAGCTTTAAGCGCAAAGACTTTAATCCCCCTCTCTCAAGGTCGCCCTTTGTGCAAAAACTGCATATGTTGCATAATTGAGCACGTTTCGCTTGGAATTGCATATGCTCAACGAGAAAAACACGAATGAAAAATCCAGGGGACCTAGAATCGGTTCCAATTTGCTTACATCTTTTGTTTATGTTATCGCAAAGGGTTGAATGAGCAAATCTGGGTCAAGGTGAAGAAGCATTCCAGAGTGCACTCAGCCAACATAAATTGAAAGTAAGACTCCAACTTGTTTTTTGGTATgacgctgcagctgcagcttgcACTTTTCATGGGGGAAGTCGGCATGTGTGTCAATGGCTTCTTAGTAAGTTTGAGAGGGAAATTCAAAGGGCTTTACGTAAATATAAGTGTATGCTAAATATTATGCGTTCTAAACAGTTCGCCCAGAAGTAACCATAATAAGTTACCAAACCGtagattaaatataaatattgatttcaCATAAATCTTTGTAGTAGTATTTATATGTTACTTCTTGGTAAATTTTACGTTTAATTTTGTTCAATATAATCTATGTAACCCCaatgtaataaattttaaatggttATCGTGATCCAAGTCCTAATACTAaaccatatatgtatttccCTGGGCTCTATCGCCTAATTGCCTAGATTGTTTACAACAATATCATTCATATATCAAGAtcatataaacatttttatctttatcggcattattaaataaatgtataaataatttgtgaaATCTCTACAGGTTTGAAAATGTCAGTAAAAGCCAAGTCCCCGGGAGCTACCCACTTTGCCACCCACTTCCGTTCGATTTCAAGGACCGACGTGGGTTGCACTTCATCATTACAATTAATACAGAAAGTGCAGCAGATCAAAGTGCGAATGCAAAGTGGGCGGAggtgggcggaaaatggggaaagcGCGGACAAAAGGCGCGATAGACAAAAGGCGGCGACAgtcaaaaggcaaaaacaagaaccacaagttgttgttgccattgccattgccatgtCAAAGGTAATGACAGAAGCcaaacaattgaaaagttgTAACAAACAGCAGACAGCGAAGGCAACTGGAGACAGGAGGGAGGGGCCAGCGGAGGAAAAACAATGAGATTTCGTTAGCGTTGGCATcagaagtaaaaaaaatacctgcgtatataaaaaaatgctTGGAAAATCACAAAAATATGGCAAGGAATTGTCAaagcaaaaaagaagaagggaTACAGATGTATAAAAAAGTTGGCAAGCAATTTTCTAGCAATATATTTTCCGCTGTTGACCGAACTTTTCACGCGTTTTTTGATGATTCCCCTttgcaaaagtgcaaaaataacAAGGAAAAATGGCgtagaaatatttaatgagGCCAAAGTGCAAAAGGAACTTGTAAAAACCAAGCCAGCCAAcaaaaatctaatttaataatcaaataaaatgctgGTCAAGGGAGCGGTCTCTGGggaaagaaaaaggaaaatggaaaagcaggAAACAGAGCTATGCAAATGCCGCAGATAAAGAGAAAAAATGCGATTCGCATAACTTGAGCGATTTGACAAATTTACGAGTGAGTTTAGCGGACTAATCATAAGAGATATCTTTTACCCTCTTTAAAACCCCCACAGGCCAGAATCAACACAAAATGGGGGTGGTGCTGGGAGAAAAGCCAGCGATGAGCTGGGAAAATGCTTTCCACTGGGATGACAACGCTTCTGCTTTTTTATGCCGCCAGCTTCGTTTTTCCTTTGGGAAATACTCTGCTATGGAATAGTTAACACTCATTGgctaatattaaaaaaaaaacctttaaatatcttatcttatcttaaATATCTATCTTACAATATAATTGTAGAAAAGAATTACTCTTAAGTTAAttattagaaaatatatttataaaaaataatatagcaacaaaatatttatttcaagttAAGTTTTatcaaacataaatattttatttgagttGCTGTTCAAATAAAAAGACTATTTAAGAGTATTCCATAGTAACTATTGAGCAATGGCCTGTTTCTCTTTATCGTcatttttttcagcttttattTAGTTAGACATAAAAAGTCGCCGAGAAAAGGAAAATCTCTTGcacataattttaatgtttatcGTCTTTTATTgtcaaacaaattatttttgatatttctgCTGCAGGCGATGCTACCGCCTCCCCTCGATTTTCTATCAGGTGATTCCGTCTGGGAAATGATTCAGCTGCTGGGGGTATCCAAGGCGATTGGGAACACACATATCTTGTAATTTGATTAGCATGTGGCAGCACCGGGAAAGAGGAAAATGCGAGCGAGAGGAGTCCAAagaataataatcataaagaAAATCCAGGAACGACATGCTGATCTCTATCGGGCGAAAgtcaaaacaatttaatgcatgaataaaaaataatttccttGTGAAGACATCCTGCTGCGGAGTTTTATTGGATTTCTGGCCAAAATTAAGTTCATATGTGCGCTTGCCAGTGGCGACCCCAAGGACCCAACCCAAGAAGAGTCCTGCCATTCTCTTATCTGCTTGGATTTGCCGCCCCCATTTCATGTCTTTATGTCGTAATACGTacatgttttattatttacccAACATTAAAAGAAAGTTCGGAAAAAAATCAGCAAGCACACACGCTGTCATTTTGCATATGAATTAAAACGCCATAAATTAGCAAAGAGCGCCTTTGCCAATTGAACTGTTCGTCCTTTTAAGGGACGAGGGAAGGATGTCGCACAGGaagcttttgtttgccttgctaATGCTTCGAAGTCTCGCCGGTTGCCGTGGATTAATTCAAAGCCGAatggaaagcggaaaatgaaaaacggaatcaaaagcagcagctgagctgatttgttatttatgatGTTGTCCTAATGATTCTCAAATTTTCGTTTAGAATTTGTAAATGGAGTTTGGGAAGTTCtttcaaaagtatgtaatTTGTAGTGGAGTCAATTTATATTAAGTTCAGCTTAAATAGTTAGGAGAAACCGAATGTAAAGTACAACGAACTTTAAAGATTCACTCAACTTTAATAATGCACTTAAATCAATTGAATCGAATGCATTTAATACTCATACCTTAAAAAAGCCGACATAAATTAGTTAGTGCAGTGCattggcgatggcaatggctcCGACCCAAATCCGACTTAATACGCTTCGCTTAATTGTTTACAGCATTAACGCAAAAACCTCAGCAAATCCAATAAACAGTTCCCAGTACCTCCGCACCTCCGCACCGAAATCAGAATCTAGCGACCGGGTGGACAGGCCATCAATATTACATCACAACATGGCATCACATAACACGCAGTCAGGCCAAAATCGCGGCGACAGGATATTCCAGTATCCTGGCTGAGGAGAGTGCGGAAATggatgccaggatgccggGATGGGCAGGGTTCTGCTGATGGGGGTGGTgcgatgctgatgctgatgattCGGTGGCAAACATTAATCAGCGAATTAtcaatgcaaataattttcaacaCGCCTGAATGCGATATCAATCAACGGACATCGCTTCCGCTGCAATAACCAGCGAGgacaaccaaccaacaacaTCGCCATCGTgccaaatacatacatatattatatgtatgtactatatgCACACCGAACATCCCAGTCTGGGGCACTTAACACACAATTAAGTGCAAATAATTGCGAGCGCTGCATATAAATGATTTGTTTAAGCCAACATGACGTGGGATAAATCACCCAGCATCTTCATTTtggcacagtggggcaaaacGAACGATGGTCGAAGGAGTTTGAAGTAAATATATGTTGAAGTAATAGATCAACAGTTGGCTTTGTAACAAATGTGGCGTGAGCAAAtgtaatgaaataaaagttgtTCATTTATTTCTAATCAGCACAGTTGAATATTAGATACAAATATCTTTGGGAATAATTACCTTTTTGGTCACTGTTCCAGCGAAAAGGACTACTGCGAATAATGAATTTGAATATTGCAGCGGATGCATCGAAATGACCAGAGAAGTAAGACGGTGGAAATGGGACTTAAGACCCATGATTTCGCCACTCCTCCCCTTCAAATCGGCTGTTGAGGCGCTTAATTAGTATAATCCGCGTTGAAATTATTCAAGTGTGCACTGTGAAATGCAATAAGGGGTGTGGCAGATCAGCGGGTCTTCGGAAGGGGCGAATCGGAAGTGGGTGTGCTAGTTAGTCCTCATGGCAACTCATGGCATGTGTGTGCCAGCTTTGTCCTGATTATGATAAGATTGGCAAAgctgcataaatttaatgacAGCAATTAAGCGAAGCGCCAAAGTTTTCGCAAGAAGTCTTATCAGAGGGACAGCAGCATGAGCAGGGAATTCCTGCACAGTGCCTGCGAAAAGTACATGGCATAATTGAATACTATTAAGCCAACTTAATGCGCATTTCATTGGGCCACGCGACTCACAATTAACCCTTTCGTTGCGAATGTGTTCTTTAAAACTTACATTTTGTAGTTTCAGCAGGACTTCAAAAATTACACACgaatattttagttattttcaTTACCCAAGTAAACTATTCAGATTTGTTTTGGTAGAGGCAGTCAAAAAAGGTTAGGTTATATACATTATAAAAGGgatgcaattcaatttaaattattgaaaacaattagttttgGGACGGAAAGTCAAAGTAGAAAAGTATATATTCCATATAATGATCATccaaattgtattatttattaagtccGATACCAAGGGTTAACAATGAAGTCGATTTGCATATGGACGAAGAACATGCATGTAAGTgtcattaaatatgcaaattgcaaaataaatacacgaGCGAGACGATATGAAAAACAATTTGGTCCAAATGAGATTTATGGGGTCCAGTTCGCAgggaataaaagaaaaatgtgtaAAGTGCACTTAAGCAGTCGAAAGGATTGCTTCCTGCTTTTCCCAATCCCTCCTGCAAATTCTTCCTTCTGCGGTCACTTTGTGTGAATCACTGGCGACGCCGAGTCTCCATCTTGCCACCACCCTCTGGTTTTCCCAGGAAACCGTAATGGAGTTTTcattcaaattattttcggTCCAGCTCTGGGAAAATGCACCGATAGCCAAGGAGGCAGTAAATTGCCTGAATTGATGTTCTCCTTCCTGTTTTTGGGTATTCTCTCTGCCAACTCTCTTTAGTGCCGAGTGctacttttctttttggccaaaagctcACATATTGTCCTGGTATAAATCAGCAGCGGAGGCGGCGTTCCtgccaaataaaatttctTTAAACTTAAAGAGGGGCAAAAATAGATGCAACGCAAGTGGTTTTGCTCCTCAAAAAACTGAATTATTCCAGAACATTTAAAGTGATAAAAAGAGCAAATATAAGGTAACTTACTGAAGTGAATGTGTGACATTCCATAcaagaatataataataatatattaaacatGTATAAATCATAATACATTAACATAACATAAACATGGaagccattttattttgaaaacttttaattttaataataatttttatatatatttgcacacTGGAATAGTGTCTAAAGTAACACCATCTAAAGCACATTTGCCACACAGAAATTGGCAACCACATGGTTCACATTTCATGTTCAGGAAAACTCACATAATATATGCGTGCACTCACCCAATCACACTCTTTACAGACACGAGTCCCGAACAATGCAAAATGTTACACATAAAAATTCTTTTCGCACTTTGTGCATCATTAATTGCGATATTTATGATTCGAACCCCAAAACCAAAGGAGTCAGAAACCCTGCGACATTTTCTATGTAAATTTGTGATCCTTTTATTGAGCTGTACGTACGTGCTGAAGGTGTCAGCTCAACTAAAGGACCCACAACCAAACTGCACTTAGAAAAACATTGTAAAAACCCAATAGATCATGTAttcaaaactaattaatttctGTAGTTCCGTATAAAATAAAGAGT
This genomic interval from Drosophila teissieri strain GT53w chromosome 3L, Prin_Dtei_1.1, whole genome shotgun sequence contains the following:
- the LOC122618000 gene encoding uncharacterized protein LOC122618000; amino-acid sequence: MAIPFFEEDHVSNSEPSGDQVDSPMAYSIDPGHDQVDFEGPPSGAPAEEIPPAGATSEPVASPSAEEQLLAWKILAITMCKVLKQFYLQHKSSGKSSKLKATVQIQPQAQ